One genomic region from Fusarium keratoplasticum isolate Fu6.1 chromosome 14, whole genome shotgun sequence encodes:
- a CDS encoding BHLH domain-containing protein, with protein MGSLDKSSTSKPWTAPIDSDTHFGILYWDQDQLQQMTLESTSWESGIWDADGSSGSEYFTQDALLAYGLSDILTADPSPLSGDGPEGDSSNASYSLSPEQTRLDGSLHPADHGTPESPAGEGSRRPARPDITLRSASRKPKKSARRRRPAGPTREEANARECHNMVEKQYRSRLKAQFESLLAVLPVAQPLDHTDQIAAVNPGQCFSRGQVLDAARETILRQQNEIETLTAGRDQLARDLSTLERVMQRGPN; from the exons ATGGGTTCACTCGACAAGTCATCGACCTCGAAACCCTGGACAGCCCCCATCGACAGTGACACCCACTTTGGAATTCTCTACTGGGATCAGGACCAGCTTCAG CAGATGACCCTTGAATCAACATCGTGGGAGTCGGGAATCTGGGATGCGGATGGATCATCAGGGTCTGAGTACTTCACCCAAGATGCTCTCTTGGCTTATGGGCTGTCTGATATCCTGACGGCCGatccctctcctctctccgGGGACGGCCCAGAAGGGGACTCGAGCAACGCTAGCTACAGCCTCAGCCCGGAGCAGACTCGCCTGGATGGCAGCCTTCATCCGGCAGACCACGGCACACCGGAAAGCCCAGCAGGTGAGGGCTCCAGACGCCCCGCTCGCCCAGATATCACGCTCAGGTCCGCTTCCAGGAAGCCAAAGAAGTCTGCTCGCCGCCGCAGACCAGCCGGTCCGACAAGGGAGGAGGCCAACGCCCGGGAGTGCCACAACATGGTCGAGAAGCAGTACCGAAGTCGACTCAAGGCACAGTTCGAGTCCCTGCTGGCCGTGCTGCCGGTGGCACAGCCCCTCGACCACACCGACCAGATTGCCGCGGTGAATCCAGGCCAGTGCTTCAGTAGAGGCCAGGTGCTGGACGCTGCGAGGGAGACCATCTTGAGACAGCAAAACGAAATTGAAACACTGACTGCAGGACGTGACCAGCTGGCAAGGGACTTGTCAACCTTGGAGCGGGTCATGCAGAGAGGCCCAAATTGA